In one window of Hyla sarda isolate aHylSar1 chromosome 1, aHylSar1.hap1, whole genome shotgun sequence DNA:
- the LOC130272627 gene encoding uncharacterized protein LOC130272627 isoform X3, with the protein MEVLTCRWIPIGIPGCALWLKFLASGETFQSLHYQFRLGKSTISDLVSETCQVMWNKLQLLHLPNPTQSTWLESAQGFLQNANFPNFVGALDGKHVRIRKPSGSGSLCYNYKKYFSIILMAIADINYKFLAVDIGAYGQNNDSRVFRESNFGQALYTGSFQFPPPQPLPGTEGPPIPFVLVADEAFLMCKNLLKPFSGRRLTPERRIFNYRLTRARKFIECSFGILTSKWRVLTTAIMVNPEKVDKIIKACVVLHNFVISLDSSSINIEEVQQTPLLGFQSNNLRSPVSVLQIRDHFQDYFLSSLGSLPWQEDH; encoded by the exons ATGGAAGTACTTACCTGCAGGTGGATCCCCATAGGAATTCCAGGCTGTGCTCTATGGCTGAA attTCTGGCTAGTGGAGAGACCTTCCAGTCTCTTCATTATCAGTTTCGACTGGGCAAGTCCACCATCTCTGATTTAGTTTCCGAGACCTGTCAAGTTATGTGGAATAAACTACAGCTATTGCACCTTCCCAATCCAACCCAGTCAACATGGCTGGAATCTGCCCAAGGCTTTCTACAAAACGCAAATTTCCCCAATTTTGTAGGTGCACTTGATGGGAAGCACGTGCGAATTCGTAAGCCATCAGGAAGTGGGTCTTTAtgttataattataaaaaatacttTTCAATCATCTTGATGGCTATCGCTGATATCAACTACAAGTTTTTGGCCGTAGATATAGGGGCCTATGGCCAAAATAATGATTCACGTGTGTTTAGGGAATCAAATTTTGGGCAGGCCTTGTACACCGGGTCCTTTCAATTCCCACCACCGCAACCACTACCAGGTACAGAAGGGCCACCCATTCCCTTTGTGTTAGTGGCTGATGAGGCCTTCCTAATGTGCAAAAATTTATTAAAGCCGTTTTCTGGACGAAGGTTAACACCTGAAAGAAGGATCTTCAATTACAGGCTAACCAGAGCCCGAAAATTCATTGAGTGTTCTTTTGGGATTCTGACTAGTAAATGGCGAGTACTTACCACAGCCATCATGGTTAATCCGGAAAAAGTGGACAAAATAATAAAGGCCTGTGTGGTGCTTCATAACTTTGTGATATCACTTGATAGTAGCAGTATAAACATTGAGGAAGTGCAGCAGACCCCTCTGCTTGGATTTCAATCAAACAACCTGCGGTCTCCAGTGTCCGTCTTGCAAATTCGGGATCATTTTCAGGACTATTTCTTATCTTCCTTGGGATCCCTACCCTGGCAAGAGGatcattag
- the LOC130272627 gene encoding uncharacterized protein LOC130272627 isoform X2, which translates to MAEAKVTQQAAGRKRGQLPDLHKRFLASGETFQSLHYQFRLGKSTISDLVSETCQVMWNKLQLLHLPNPTQSTWLESAQGFLQNANFPNFVGALDGKHVRIRKPSGSGSLCYNYKKYFSIILMAIADINYKFLAVDIGAYGQNNDSRVFRESNFGQALYTGSFQFPPPQPLPGTEGPPIPFVLVADEAFLMCKNLLKPFSGRRLTPERRIFNYRLTRARKFIECSFGILTSKWRVLTTAIMVNPEKVDKIIKACVVLHNFVISLDSSSINIEEVQQTPLLGFQSNNLRSPVSVLQIRDHFQDYFLSSLGSLPWQEDH; encoded by the exons atggcggaggccaaggttacacagcaagccgctggaagaaaaaggggccagcttccggatcttcacaaaag attTCTGGCTAGTGGAGAGACCTTCCAGTCTCTTCATTATCAGTTTCGACTGGGCAAGTCCACCATCTCTGATTTAGTTTCCGAGACCTGTCAAGTTATGTGGAATAAACTACAGCTATTGCACCTTCCCAATCCAACCCAGTCAACATGGCTGGAATCTGCCCAAGGCTTTCTACAAAACGCAAATTTCCCCAATTTTGTAGGTGCACTTGATGGGAAGCACGTGCGAATTCGTAAGCCATCAGGAAGTGGGTCTTTAtgttataattataaaaaatacttTTCAATCATCTTGATGGCTATCGCTGATATCAACTACAAGTTTTTGGCCGTAGATATAGGGGCCTATGGCCAAAATAATGATTCACGTGTGTTTAGGGAATCAAATTTTGGGCAGGCCTTGTACACCGGGTCCTTTCAATTCCCACCACCGCAACCACTACCAGGTACAGAAGGGCCACCCATTCCCTTTGTGTTAGTGGCTGATGAGGCCTTCCTAATGTGCAAAAATTTATTAAAGCCGTTTTCTGGACGAAGGTTAACACCTGAAAGAAGGATCTTCAATTACAGGCTAACCAGAGCCCGAAAATTCATTGAGTGTTCTTTTGGGATTCTGACTAGTAAATGGCGAGTACTTACCACAGCCATCATGGTTAATCCGGAAAAAGTGGACAAAATAATAAAGGCCTGTGTGGTGCTTCATAACTTTGTGATATCACTTGATAGTAGCAGTATAAACATTGAGGAAGTGCAGCAGACCCCTCTGCTTGGATTTCAATCAAACAACCTGCGGTCTCCAGTGTCCGTCTTGCAAATTCGGGATCATTTTCAGGACTATTTCTTATCTTCCTTGGGATCCCTACCCTGGCAAGAGGatcattag
- the LOC130272627 gene encoding uncharacterized protein LOC130272627 isoform X1: MSPATFDGLLELLRDDIVRQDTHLRLAVTPEQRLVVTLRFLASGETFQSLHYQFRLGKSTISDLVSETCQVMWNKLQLLHLPNPTQSTWLESAQGFLQNANFPNFVGALDGKHVRIRKPSGSGSLCYNYKKYFSIILMAIADINYKFLAVDIGAYGQNNDSRVFRESNFGQALYTGSFQFPPPQPLPGTEGPPIPFVLVADEAFLMCKNLLKPFSGRRLTPERRIFNYRLTRARKFIECSFGILTSKWRVLTTAIMVNPEKVDKIIKACVVLHNFVISLDSSSINIEEVQQTPLLGFQSNNLRSPVSVLQIRDHFQDYFLSSLGSLPWQEDH, encoded by the exons ATGTCACCAGCAACTTTTGATGGATTGTTGGAGCTCCTGCGTGATGATATTGTGCGGCAGGATACCCATCTTCGCCTTGCGGTTACCCCGGAACAGCGTCTTGTGGTTACGCTCAG attTCTGGCTAGTGGAGAGACCTTCCAGTCTCTTCATTATCAGTTTCGACTGGGCAAGTCCACCATCTCTGATTTAGTTTCCGAGACCTGTCAAGTTATGTGGAATAAACTACAGCTATTGCACCTTCCCAATCCAACCCAGTCAACATGGCTGGAATCTGCCCAAGGCTTTCTACAAAACGCAAATTTCCCCAATTTTGTAGGTGCACTTGATGGGAAGCACGTGCGAATTCGTAAGCCATCAGGAAGTGGGTCTTTAtgttataattataaaaaatacttTTCAATCATCTTGATGGCTATCGCTGATATCAACTACAAGTTTTTGGCCGTAGATATAGGGGCCTATGGCCAAAATAATGATTCACGTGTGTTTAGGGAATCAAATTTTGGGCAGGCCTTGTACACCGGGTCCTTTCAATTCCCACCACCGCAACCACTACCAGGTACAGAAGGGCCACCCATTCCCTTTGTGTTAGTGGCTGATGAGGCCTTCCTAATGTGCAAAAATTTATTAAAGCCGTTTTCTGGACGAAGGTTAACACCTGAAAGAAGGATCTTCAATTACAGGCTAACCAGAGCCCGAAAATTCATTGAGTGTTCTTTTGGGATTCTGACTAGTAAATGGCGAGTACTTACCACAGCCATCATGGTTAATCCGGAAAAAGTGGACAAAATAATAAAGGCCTGTGTGGTGCTTCATAACTTTGTGATATCACTTGATAGTAGCAGTATAAACATTGAGGAAGTGCAGCAGACCCCTCTGCTTGGATTTCAATCAAACAACCTGCGGTCTCCAGTGTCCGTCTTGCAAATTCGGGATCATTTTCAGGACTATTTCTTATCTTCCTTGGGATCCCTACCCTGGCAAGAGGatcattag